The Armatimonadota bacterium region GGGTCACGATGCCGGTACGCCGGGTGTAACAGGCGCAAGCCAGCTCGCCGAGTTGCTTGGAGAGCTGATAGGCGGTCATCGGGTGAGCCGGGTAATCGTCGGCTATCGGCAGAATGGATGCGGAACGGTGCCCGGCGAAGTTGCCGAGCGCCTGCACACTGCTGAAGAATACAAATCGGCCCGTCCCTGCCCGCTCACACGCTTCCAAAAGCTGCAGCGTACCCAGCACGTTGGTTGCGTGGATTGCCTGGGGCGTGCCTCCGGAGTCGCCGGGGATCGCTGCAGCGTGCACCACGCCATCCATGCCGGCAACGGCCCGGCTTACGCCATCGAAGTCGGGCAGCGTCAGCACGATATGGCCCGGTCGGTCCGACGCAGAAGCGTCCAGCGTCGTCACGTGATGGCCGGCGGCCTCCAGTGCCGGCGTAAGCCATCTGCCGATGTTGCCTTCACTGCCCGTCAAGAGTAGTCGCATAATCAGATTGGCTCGTTTCGTCGTTGAGTGATTGCGGCAACGGTCCGGTCATTACGGCGCAGGCAGATGACGGTGCATTCGGGCGCGCCACGCTCACTCCAGCGCGCCAGCTCCTGCGGCTCCAGATGAAACGGCATACCGCCCGATTTTACCGCCGACACGTGCAGCCCCAAGCGGCGTACCGCAGCTCCGATGCTCTTCGAGGAGAAATCGGTGACTTCCAACACCTGCCACGAGCGTGCAAACGGCCCAGCCACTGGGACTTCACCAGTGAGCCAGGCGCTTTGCGAATCGGGCTGGCCGGCGTGAAGGCGTTCGGCCAACTCGTGCACCAGATGCGCCCGGCGCACTGCCGGGTCCGGTTCGTAGAGCACAGACCCAATCTCACCGGTCGAGGGCGCCACAGCATCACCGGGCGTCAGCGATGATGCCGAGCCGTCCGAACCAACCACCGTTGCGGTGTACCTGGGTGGATCACTGCGAGCCGTTGAACTGCCGAAGCCCAACCACAAAACGGCCTGACAGCATTCAAAGCGGTAGCTGAACATCTCCACCGCAGCTTCCGAAGCAGCAAGTTCCTCATCCGGTATGGCCGGCGACACTTTGATGCCGGCCCGCTCGAACTGCCTTGCAAGGTCGAGCACCAACGGCAACTGTGGCCGGTAACCGGCGCCGAAACGGGTGCGTCCGCCTGTGGTGGTTCTCCGCGCCGGGTCGCACCAGAATGCCGTATAACCCCCCGTGCGCAGCCTACCTGAGCTGCATGCCAGCAGATCGCCGCACACCACACGGGCATCTCCGCGTGACGGCCGGTCGGCAAGGGCAAGGTTCAGTGCCGCGCAAACAGCGGTCGGCTCGTTCCGCTCAATGCCAATCACTGAGCCCTGGGCAGCGAGCGCAATCAAATCGCCGCCGGCGCCGCAGCAGCCATCCAGTACGCAACTGCCAGGACCAAATCGTGCAGCTACCGACCGTGCAACCGGCCAACTGGTGGCCATTTCGAGTGATTCCCGCGTGAAGAACGAACGGTTGGCTTGCGGAAAACGGCCATCCGCGCGCCGCCGAAGCGCCAGCAGCGAGAGCGCCGCGGCGACCGGTGCATCGGGCCATCGTGGACGCAAGAGGCGGGAGCGCTTCAGCGGATCATCCGGCAGCGCCTCGGCCTCGCGGAGCAGCTGCGCCCCGCGCTCTGTCGCCAGCCAAAGCAGGTCCGCCGTGCTGCCCCGCGAGCGGTCGGCGAGCTCGGCAATTGCAGCATTCACCCCGGCACGCCGGAGCGGTGGAAGTGCGCCATCTTCCAGGTGCCATCGGAGCGCGTAAACACGCGGGTCTCATTGCAGGTGCTCCAGTGAGGCACACCGTTGCTCTGCCGGGAGGTGAGGCGCGTAAAGGTAACCACGCCGGTATCGCCAAGAAGCTGCACTCGCGGCGTCAGCAGGTCAAACCGCACCGGGAACGTGGAGGGATCGGAACCGAGTACCCGGATCATGTCGAGATGGAACTCGAGCCCGTCGATGCGGTATGGGCAGACATCTTCGTAACATGAGAGGTCGGGCGTGCAGTGCGCCGCGTAGAACTCAAAGTCGCCGCTGTGGATGGCGGCCAGCATGTCCCACGCCAGCTTCAGCAATTCACGCTCCGGCTCGGTGAGGCGGAGAAGTTCGGGCAGCGACGGATCCATCATGGCGCTCTCTCCCGCAGCCTGCGACTTCCCCACCCTATGGCGCAGCGGCGCCGGCCCGGACGGCCTGCCGGCGCAACCGGTCCACAACGGCGGCGAAGTAGGGATCCAGCTTTCCGGCGTGCCGGTAGTGGCGCAGCGCCTCGCGCTCATAGCCGAGTTGAACGTAGGCATCGCCAAGCAGCGAGTGGTAGCCCGCGTTATCGGGCTCAAGTCCCACTGCGTGGCGGAACGCCCGCACAGCCTGCTGGATGTAACCGGCATGCAGGCAGACGATGCCCAGGCGGATGGTGTAGTACGAGTCCTCCGGAGCGGCGGCTATGGCACGCTGCAGCCATCGAATGGCTTCGGTATGGCGGCCGGCGTTGGCATACACCTCGCCGAGGCTGAATCGATAGAAGCCGTCGCGGGGGGCCAGCGAGCAAGCGGCTTCCAACTGCGCCGTCGCCTCTTCGTGATCGCCTGCGGCGGCAGCACATTCACCCAGTCGGTACCTGTAGTGGGCGTTCTCGGGCGCAGCCTGGGTGGCGATACGGTACTGCGCGATGGCTGCCGCCAACTCGCCTTTGACGCGAAGCGTTTCGGCGCGCCGATAGTGCATGTTGGCGCGCCGGATGGTTTTCGCCTCTTCCCAGGCGGTCTGCTGCGGTTGGCTCGTGCGGTTGTTCACAATACCTCTACGCGCGGAGTGGCCGATTTGACCGTGATTTCTCCTGCCGAAGGCTCATTTCCTGCATCATGGCGGTCTGCCGGCGACCCGATTATCAGCGTGACCGGGCCGTCATTGACCAGCGAAACGCGCATATCGGCTCCGAAGCTGCCGCGAGCAGTGACAACGCCGCGCCGGTCAAACGTGTCGGCGAAATGCTGAAAGAGAGAGCGCGCGATGTCGCCGCGGGCAGCACCTGTAAAGCTGGGCCTGCGGCCATGATCACAATCTGCGCACAGCGTGAAGTTCGGGACGACAAGCGCCTGCCCTCCGGTCTCCAGGAGCGACCGGTTCAGGCGTCCGCCTGTGTCGACAAATATCCGCAGGTTCAGAATCCTGGAGGCGAGTCGCTCTGCACCGTCGGCGTCGTCGGTTGCCGCTACGCCAACCAGTACGGCTAGTCCCGCGCCTATGGAGCCCAATACCGTTTCGATTCCATCGTCCACCGACGTGACCGAAGCCGAGCAGACGCGCTGGACCACGGCACGCATCAGGGCCGCCTGCGTGGTTTCGGCGACGGAGCGTGCGCCGCGGCATGTTTCATCAACTCGTCGTGCTGCCGCGCGAGGATTCTTACGAGGCGTCGAGCGCGTTCCAGAGTCGACTTTTCAAGATCCTGGTACATATATCGGCAGATGAACGTGGTACACCCGAACGGTCGCAGATCGTGGGGGAAGGAGCAGCCGCGCTCGCCAAGAAAGCGGCATGGCTCGCCCTCACCTTCCGGGTCCCCGGCGGCGGTAAGCGCAGCGGCGGCTTCCCCGGCCGCTGCGGAGGCGGCGTCGGTCGAGCCATGATTTGGCGGCCGCCAGCCCGCGGCTTCGGCCAACAGGATGTCGGTCGGAGCAATCCGCGCAGGCTGGCGGCAGCAGGGCGTGGGGCACGCTGCGCAGTGCGATGCGGTAAACGGATCGAAGATTTCGCGCAGTTTGCGCTGTGTCTTCCGGTATTCAAGAAGCGGGTTCGGCACCCGCGCAGTATACCAGCACGGCTTGTCACGCACCGAGGCGCGGGCTGCCTCATCGGAAACACGACTGCTGTGGAAGGGGTGCCCGGAGCACTGGTGGCACAACCCGGGTTCTCTTATCCTGATTCGCAGACCGCCATACGCGATCACGGCGCACAACCCTCTGCATCCGCCCGGCTCCCCGCAACGGTGCGTCCGTAACCTTAACCCTTCATCCCTCCGACAGTGCCACTGCGGTTACGGTATTCATACCTTCCCTCTGCCGGGTCGTAGTACCGATAACCGAGCAGCTGCAGGCCGGTTTCGCTGTCGCTATAGTACGAAGATCGTGAACCGAACCCGGAATACGGATCGGTTGGCGCGCTATGCTCAAAGTGTAATATCCCCCAGTTCGGAGTACTCGTCACGCCATCGGCGAACCTCGTCCTGATCCGCCATAGCGGCCATGATCGCGGCTGCCCGAGCCGTGGCGCCGGAACGGGCCAACGCGAGGCAGCACCCGAGGGTCTCACGTTCGTTCGCTGTCAGGGCGCAAGCGGCCGCGTCCAACATCGCGGCTGCTCCGTTCGCGGGGCCCGCAAGGTGCGCGATGAGCGAGAAGTTATTCTCGACAGCGAACCGGAGCCGCCTGACCTCAACGCACTTCAGCGCTACAGAAACAATACGCATTGCCGTGACTGGAGTTGCCACCCTTTCGAGGACCGTCGATGCGACGCCCTGGTCGGTGTGGCGGGGAGCATAAAGCTCTTCGGCCAGCGGCTCAACGTGTTCATCGAATCCGAGGCGCACGAGCGCGCCGTGGCAATGTATTCTCACATAATGCCGGCGCTCGATCCCTAGACGCGCCTTGAGCGCTTTCACGCACACCATGGATCTGAAATTGCCGAGCGAATCCGCAGCCATGCCCCTTACCAGCCAGTAGGTTTGGTTCAGGGCATCAAGCAGCGCCGGGACGCCGGCCGGGTCCCCAATGCTCCCAAGAGCTTCGGCGGCCGATGCCCTCACCATCGCTTCTGGATCGCGACGTAGCGCGTCCGCCAGCGAAGCGACGTGCCGTTCGTCCGCCATGTAATCTGCGGCAATCATCCGGATCCCGGCGTTCCGGTCCCGAATCGCGAGGTTTAAAATGGCGACGCTAGCCAGACTCGGTGCGTTCACACTCGCGACAATCGCTGCTCTAACCCGTGGACTGCGGGAGGCGCGGTAACGGTCGAGGAGCAGTTGGTCCTCCTCGGCTTTCGACGCGACGACTTTACGGGCCACGATCAGCTATCCGCGAGCCGCGCAGGGTCGCTGCCAGGTATCTCAAGTCCTGTGCGCCCGCGTGGCCCTTACTTGCCTCGCAGACGGGTCCGGAAAACTCCACGCGATATGCGGCCTCAGGCCGGCCATTCGCGCCGTTCAATGTCTTGACGGCGGAGCCCCGGACCGCGCCGCCCCACCGACCGTAAGTGCTTCAGCACTCGCTTCGGTACCGCCTGACCTCGCCCACGCAATGCCCACCGCGCGGCTCAGAATCTCGTCGGCGGGCCGCTGGCCGCTGAGGCGGACAAGCGCCTCGGCCGCGCCGCTCCCAACGCAGGCAAGAGCACAAATCGCATCGGCGAGCGCCACGCACGTCGCGTAGTCCGCTGTCTGGCCGTACGCTGCTGCG contains the following coding sequences:
- the dtd gene encoding D-tyrosyl-tRNA(Tyr) deacylase, translating into MRAVVQRVCSASVTSVDDGIETVLGSIGAGLAVLVGVAATDDADGAERLASRILNLRIFVDTGGRLNRSLLETGGQALVVPNFTLCADCDHGRRPSFTGAARGDIARSLFQHFADTFDRRGVVTARGSFGADMRVSLVNDGPVTLIIGSPADRHDAGNEPSAGEITVKSATPRVEVL
- a CDS encoding nuclear transport factor 2 family protein codes for the protein MMDPSLPELLRLTEPERELLKLAWDMLAAIHSGDFEFYAAHCTPDLSCYEDVCPYRIDGLEFHLDMIRVLGSDPSTFPVRFDLLTPRVQLLGDTGVVTFTRLTSRQSNGVPHWSTCNETRVFTRSDGTWKMAHFHRSGVPG
- a CDS encoding NAD(P)-dependent oxidoreductase; protein product: MRLLLTGSEGNIGRWLTPALEAAGHHVTTLDASASDRPGHIVLTLPDFDGVSRAVAGMDGVVHAAAIPGDSGGTPQAIHATNVLGTLQLLEACERAGTGRFVFFSSVQALGNFAGHRSASILPIADDYPAHPMTAYQLSKQLGELACACYTRRTGIVTHCFRPVAVLQPNRGRVRSLEEDAATSHGWWRDYWAWVDVRDVCSAVTLSLANQTVSHGAWLLASSRSGMNEPTAELVDSVYPKTPWSIDRAEWLRYDDHRGLVDCSAAARDLGWRPEHPW
- a CDS encoding HEAT repeat domain-containing protein, giving the protein MIAADYMADERHVASLADALRRDPEAMVRASAAEALGSIGDPAGVPALLDALNQTYWLVRGMAADSLGNFRSMVCVKALKARLGIERRHYVRIHCHGALVRLGFDEHVEPLAEELYAPRHTDQGVASTVLERVATPVTAMRIVSVALKCVEVRRLRFAVENNFSLIAHLAGPANGAAAMLDAAACALTANERETLGCCLALARSGATARAAAIMAAMADQDEVRRWRDEYSELGDITL
- a CDS encoding tetratricopeptide repeat protein, producing MNNRTSQPQQTAWEEAKTIRRANMHYRRAETLRVKGELAAAIAQYRIATQAAPENAHYRYRLGECAAAAGDHEEATAQLEAACSLAPRDGFYRFSLGEVYANAGRHTEAIRWLQRAIAAAPEDSYYTIRLGIVCLHAGYIQQAVRAFRHAVGLEPDNAGYHSLLGDAYVQLGYEREALRHYRHAGKLDPYFAAVVDRLRRQAVRAGAAAP